From a region of the Oculatellaceae cyanobacterium genome:
- a CDS encoding AAA family ATPase codes for MLKYIMLTRLKVSGFKNLVDVDVRFGPFTCIAGANGVGKSNLFDAIRFLSAIADRPLIEAALSVRDEGGRTADVRSLFHCVGDQYTSEMSFEAEMIVPDEDVDDLGQKASASITFLRYSLILAYRNKDDSLRSLGSLEIHKEELVHINIGDATKNLLFPHKPTWRKSAVKGRRTSKFISTDYNKEGDLVIELHQDGSKGRPLSRLAANLPRTVLSVANAAESPTALLARREMQSWRLLQLEPSSLRKPDEFTAPTRLGADGSHLAATLYYLARSKNNQMNGASNDEVAAQVYSEVTNRLSELIDDVRDVWVDRDEKRQLITLQVTGRDGTSHPARALSDGTLRFLALAVLVLEPEAQGLFCLEEPENGIHPERIPAILRLLQDIATDVDEPVGLDNPLRQVIINTHSPAVVMQVPDDSLLVAELKEMVRSGQRFKRVSFGCLPNTWRQKAREEVNIVPKNKLLAYLNPVVINPSEPDGNGNLASHEQLKPTQPKKTRVVDRDDLQPLIPGFPDELA; via the coding sequence GTAGGTAAATCTAATCTTTTCGATGCTATTAGGTTTTTAAGTGCGATCGCAGATCGTCCACTGATTGAAGCGGCTTTGTCTGTTCGCGATGAAGGCGGTCGTACAGCAGATGTTCGCAGTCTGTTTCACTGTGTTGGCGATCAATATACTTCAGAGATGTCTTTTGAAGCGGAGATGATTGTACCTGACGAGGATGTGGATGACTTAGGACAAAAGGCATCTGCCAGTATTACCTTTCTACGCTACTCTCTCATCCTGGCTTACCGTAATAAAGATGATAGTTTGCGGTCATTAGGATCGTTAGAAATCCATAAAGAAGAGTTAGTTCACATTAATATCGGTGATGCTACTAAAAACTTACTTTTTCCTCACAAACCTACATGGCGCAAATCAGCAGTTAAGGGAAGGCGGACATCAAAATTTATTTCAACTGACTATAACAAAGAAGGCGACTTAGTTATAGAGCTACATCAAGATGGCAGTAAAGGAAGACCTTTATCTCGGTTAGCAGCTAATCTTCCAAGAACCGTACTTTCTGTAGCTAATGCAGCAGAAAGTCCAACCGCATTATTAGCACGACGAGAAATGCAATCATGGCGACTCCTTCAGCTAGAACCCTCTAGTTTACGAAAACCTGACGAATTTACAGCCCCTACTCGATTAGGAGCAGATGGCTCTCACCTAGCTGCAACACTTTATTATTTAGCACGAAGCAAAAATAATCAAATGAATGGAGCGTCCAATGATGAGGTAGCAGCGCAAGTTTATAGTGAAGTAACTAATCGATTGTCAGAACTTATTGATGATGTCCGTGATGTGTGGGTTGATCGTGATGAAAAACGCCAACTTATAACATTACAAGTAACAGGACGTGATGGTACATCCCATCCAGCAAGGGCTTTATCAGACGGAACACTACGCTTTCTTGCTCTAGCAGTGCTTGTATTAGAGCCAGAGGCACAAGGTCTATTCTGCCTAGAAGAACCTGAAAACGGCATTCATCCAGAGCGCATTCCGGCAATACTCCGGTTACTTCAAGATATTGCTACAGATGTTGATGAACCAGTTGGTTTAGATAACCCACTTCGTCAAGTCATTATTAATACTCACTCGCCTGCTGTGGTTATGCAAGTCCCTGATGATAGTTTGTTAGTTGCTGAATTGAAGGAAATGGTACGTTCTGGACAGAGGTTTAAACGAGTATCTTTTGGTTGTTTACCCAACACTTGGCGGCAAAAAGCCCGCGAAGAAGTGAACATTGTCCCTAAAAACAAATTACTTGCATACTTAAATCCTGTAGTAATTAATCCATCAGAACCGGATGGCAATGGAAATTTAGCAAGTCATGAGCAATTAAAACCAACACAACCTAAAAAAACACGAGTTGTGGATAGAGATGACCTGCAACCATTAATCCCTGGTTTCCCCGATGAATTAGCATGA
- a CDS encoding DNA phosphorothioation system restriction enzyme has translation MKGIYKVDKQPLGKFTPTNTKQNLYTTNHPLQQINKLLAVAASKGTYFVNPPEGKQTPPRCPKIPDEIQLREYQKQAIANWFANNGRGTLKMATGSGKTITALAIASQLYQKIGLQVLLVVCPFRHLVTQWGRECEKFNLQPILAFENVRKWQTQLSTQLYNLHSGNQPFITVITTNDSLSSEGLQSQLKYFPDKTLIVGDEAHNLGAKRREESLPRNIGLRLALSATPERYFDEDGTQSLFDYFGAVLAPEFTLKDAIQQNALVHYLYYPILVELTETESRTYIKLTKHIGRILQFRDRDAQAIGIESDDQDLKPLLMQRARLIGAAANKLTALRNLMKRRMETSHTLFYCGDGSFESTRQLKAVTKILGAELGYRVNTYTAETALDEREELRRQFECGELQGLVAIRCLDEGVDIPAIQNAVILASSGNPRQFIQRRGRVLRPHPGKERATLFDMIVLPPELDRETLEVERNLLRKELRRLVEFADLADNAGEARVKLLAVQKRYGLLDI, from the coding sequence GTGAAGGGTATTTATAAAGTTGATAAACAACCTCTAGGCAAATTCACGCCTACCAATACCAAGCAAAATTTATATACAACTAATCATCCGTTACAACAGATAAATAAACTGTTAGCTGTAGCTGCATCTAAAGGTACTTACTTTGTCAACCCACCAGAAGGTAAGCAAACACCGCCTAGATGTCCAAAAATACCAGATGAGATTCAACTACGAGAATATCAAAAACAAGCGATCGCTAACTGGTTTGCTAATAACGGGCGCGGTACGCTGAAAATGGCGACGGGTAGCGGTAAGACTATCACAGCATTGGCGATCGCATCTCAACTTTACCAAAAAATCGGTTTGCAAGTCTTACTCGTCGTTTGTCCCTTTCGTCATCTTGTCACCCAATGGGGGCGTGAATGCGAAAAATTTAACTTGCAACCAATTCTCGCTTTTGAAAATGTCCGCAAATGGCAAACGCAACTTTCTACGCAACTATATAATTTACATTCCGGTAATCAACCTTTTATTACTGTTATTACTACTAATGACAGCTTAAGTAGTGAGGGTTTACAATCTCAATTAAAGTATTTTCCCGATAAAACTTTAATAGTAGGAGATGAAGCTCATAATTTAGGTGCGAAGCGTCGAGAAGAAAGTTTACCACGTAATATCGGGCTAAGGCTTGCCCTTTCTGCGACACCGGAAAGATATTTTGATGAAGACGGTACGCAATCTTTATTTGACTACTTCGGTGCGGTTTTAGCACCAGAATTTACCCTGAAAGATGCTATTCAACAAAATGCGCTGGTACATTACCTTTACTACCCAATTTTGGTGGAACTAACAGAAACAGAAAGTCGCACCTATATTAAACTAACTAAACATATTGGACGTATATTGCAATTTCGCGACCGAGACGCGCAAGCTATTGGCATAGAAAGCGATGATCAAGATTTGAAACCATTATTAATGCAACGGGCAAGATTAATTGGTGCTGCTGCTAATAAATTAACAGCTTTGCGTAATTTAATGAAGAGGCGCATGGAAACTAGCCACACTTTATTTTATTGTGGTGATGGTTCTTTTGAAAGTACCCGCCAACTCAAAGCTGTAACTAAAATTTTGGGGGCTGAATTAGGTTACAGAGTTAACACTTACACGGCGGAAACTGCTTTAGATGAAAGGGAAGAATTACGCCGCCAATTTGAATGTGGAGAGTTGCAGGGTTTAGTAGCAATTCGCTGTTTAGATGAAGGGGTAGATATTCCTGCTATTCAAAATGCTGTAATTTTAGCTAGTAGTGGAAATCCCCGTCAGTTTATTCAGCGTCGCGGTAGAGTTTTACGTCCTCACCCTGGTAAAGAAAGAGCTACTTTGTTTGACATGATTGTACTACCACCAGAGTTGGATCGAGAAACTTTGGAAGTGGAGCGCAATTTGTTACGCAAGGAGTTAAGGCGCTTGGTGGAGTTTGCTGATTTAGCAGATAATGCTGGAGAAGCTAGGGTAAAACTTTTAGCTGTGCAAAAAAGATATGGTTTGTTGGATATTTAA
- a CDS encoding AAA family ATPase has product MKLISLKICNFRQFYGKSPTIELATNQERNTTVIHGNNGAGKTGLLNAFTWVLYEKFTAAFASTEQLVNKRAIAESQPGQPVECWAELIWEHDGKRYRAKRECRAYKGDTVEQTPSKLFMQIAAEDGSWGHPREHPEDIIGRILPESLHQYFFFDGERIEQIVRSDKRSEIAEATKKLLGVEILNRSINHLNQAKKNLEKDLEFIGDIETKKLLKEKDKFEQDREQIQKRQGEIAQELAHQQTLKQETINRLRQLGRAKELELRRQGLEAQQTLNRDNFKNSKEAIKKAISTRGYTVLLPDVSDEFKAIIEDLKQHGKLMTGIDRQFVYNLLTQQRCLCGSELFEGNYFYENVKAWLDKASIAAVEETAIRLSTQVDEIEQQSIIFSEEIDREQATIKDLREVISQIETQLDDIREQLRKDPSEEIRDLQQRLDEIEEKIRDLTLEEGENQQKIAQIKGEIEKLGKQVAKHEMNEAKQVVAQRRIAVTQDAIVRLTEVRSRLDQQFRLQLEKRIQEIFSEISFTPYIPQLSDKYELILEDNAIGQSTTVAASTGENQILSLSFIGGIIDRVREWSEKEVLMMPSSSTFPLVMDSPFGSLDQTYRRQIAKIIPRLANQLIVLVTKTQWREEVEEEIAEIVGKQYVLTYYSSKLDCEQDFIDLGASRYPLVKQSPNGFDYTKIIEVEYDF; this is encoded by the coding sequence ATGAAGTTAATTTCTCTTAAAATTTGCAATTTTAGGCAGTTTTATGGTAAAAGTCCGACAATTGAGTTAGCTACTAACCAGGAACGCAATACCACAGTAATTCATGGTAATAATGGTGCTGGTAAAACTGGGTTGTTAAATGCGTTTACTTGGGTATTGTATGAAAAGTTTACTGCTGCTTTTGCTTCTACAGAGCAATTAGTAAATAAACGTGCGATCGCAGAATCACAACCTGGACAACCTGTAGAATGTTGGGCAGAATTAATTTGGGAACATGACGGTAAACGTTATCGCGCTAAACGTGAATGTCGTGCTTACAAGGGGGATACTGTTGAACAAACTCCTAGTAAGTTATTTATGCAAATAGCGGCGGAGGATGGTAGTTGGGGACATCCGCGCGAACATCCAGAGGATATTATTGGTAGAATATTGCCAGAAAGCTTGCATCAGTATTTCTTCTTTGATGGAGAAAGAATTGAACAAATTGTTCGCTCTGATAAAAGAAGTGAAATTGCGGAGGCGACTAAAAAGCTGTTAGGCGTAGAAATATTAAATCGTTCTATTAACCATCTTAATCAAGCTAAAAAAAATTTAGAAAAAGATTTAGAATTTATTGGCGATATTGAAACTAAAAAACTTTTAAAAGAAAAGGATAAATTTGAGCAAGATCGTGAGCAAATTCAAAAGCGACAAGGTGAAATAGCTCAAGAGTTAGCACATCAACAAACTTTGAAACAAGAAACCATTAACCGCTTACGCCAACTTGGTCGTGCGAAAGAGTTGGAACTCAGACGGCAAGGATTAGAAGCGCAGCAAACCTTAAACCGAGACAACTTTAAAAACAGTAAAGAAGCAATAAAAAAAGCTATTTCTACGAGAGGTTATACAGTTTTATTGCCAGATGTTTCTGATGAATTTAAAGCTATTATAGAAGATTTAAAGCAGCATGGTAAGTTGATGACTGGCATAGATCGGCAGTTTGTTTATAATTTGCTAACTCAACAACGCTGTCTTTGTGGTTCCGAATTATTTGAAGGAAATTATTTTTATGAAAATGTCAAAGCTTGGCTAGATAAGGCTAGTATAGCTGCTGTGGAAGAAACCGCTATTCGCCTGAGTACTCAGGTAGATGAAATTGAACAGCAATCTATTATTTTTTCTGAAGAGATTGATCGAGAGCAAGCAACTATAAAAGATTTACGGGAAGTTATTTCTCAAATTGAAACGCAACTAGATGATATTAGGGAACAGTTGCGTAAAGATCCGAGTGAGGAAATTCGAGATTTACAACAACGTCTTGATGAAATTGAAGAAAAAATTCGGGATTTAACTCTGGAAGAAGGAGAAAATCAACAAAAAATTGCTCAAATTAAAGGTGAAATTGAGAAGTTAGGTAAACAAGTTGCTAAACATGAAATGAATGAGGCAAAACAAGTAGTTGCTCAACGTAGAATTGCGGTGACACAGGATGCAATAGTAAGATTAACAGAAGTGCGATCGCGCTTAGACCAACAATTTCGCTTGCAGTTAGAAAAACGCATTCAAGAAATATTTAGTGAAATTTCCTTTACGCCTTATATACCCCAATTAAGCGATAAATATGAGTTAATTCTAGAAGATAATGCTATAGGGCAATCAACAACTGTTGCAGCTTCTACTGGAGAAAATCAAATTCTCAGTTTATCTTTTATTGGGGGAATTATTGATCGGGTGCGAGAATGGAGTGAAAAAGAAGTATTAATGATGCCTAGTAGTAGCACATTTCCCCTAGTAATGGATTCACCGTTTGGTAGTTTAGATCAAACTTATCGGCGGCAAATTGCGAAAATAATTCCGAGATTAGCAAATCAATTGATAGTTTTAGTTACAAAAACTCAGTGGCGGGAGGAAGTAGAAGAGGAAATAGCTGAAATTGTTGGTAAGCAATATGTATTGACTTATTACTCTTCTAAACTGGATTGCGAACAAGATTTTATTGATTTAGGCGCAAGTCGTTATCCTTTAGTAAAACAAAGTCCCAACGGATTTGATTATACCAAAATTATAGAGGTGGAATATGATTTCTAG
- a CDS encoding NAD(P)-binding domain-containing protein — MTSDRVCIIGAGSSGIAAAKIFHERGIAFDCFEKGSGIGGNWRYMNDNGMSSAYKSLHINSSKGQMSYSDFPMPEDYPQYANHNQVLKYFESYVDHFGFRDKITFKTEVSRVAPVGDGTYDVTIKNANGERTHRYAAVIVANGHHWCPNLPEFPGEFTGKTMHTHDYKTPEGMADQNILVVGIGNSACDIACETSRVANQTYLSTRRSAYVLPKYILGRTLDSYLTPWFFALPLPLRRFYGQILLFLARGSQSAYGFPNPMHKFLSEHPTISSELLNFVGYGKVKMKPNIKELAGDRVRFEDGTEELIDTIIYGTGYKIAFPFFDKNFINPQGNEFPLYKRVVHPDHPNLYFIGLLQPIGAIMPLAEWQSKWIVEVIAGNIGLPSKAAMLRDMAKERRLMQKHYVDSKRHTMQVDFWPYINQIKKELKRQRKWLSFTEILKFSRNPGSPILSRKAALGTSR; from the coding sequence ATGACTAGCGATCGCGTTTGTATTATTGGTGCTGGTTCATCTGGGATTGCTGCTGCTAAAATCTTCCACGAGCGCGGAATTGCCTTTGACTGCTTTGAAAAAGGTTCTGGGATTGGTGGTAACTGGCGCTACATGAATGATAACGGGATGTCATCAGCTTATAAGTCGTTACATATCAATTCTTCTAAGGGACAGATGTCTTACTCTGATTTTCCCATGCCAGAAGACTACCCGCAGTATGCAAACCACAACCAAGTTCTCAAATATTTTGAGTCCTATGTTGACCATTTTGGTTTTCGGGACAAAATAACTTTCAAAACTGAAGTTAGTCGCGTAGCGCCAGTTGGAGATGGCACTTATGATGTCACTATCAAAAATGCCAACGGAGAACGGACACACCGCTATGCAGCAGTGATTGTCGCTAATGGTCATCACTGGTGTCCAAACTTGCCTGAGTTTCCTGGAGAATTTACGGGCAAAACCATGCACACCCACGATTATAAAACTCCAGAAGGCATGGCTGATCAAAATATCCTAGTTGTTGGTATTGGTAATTCTGCCTGTGATATAGCCTGTGAGACTTCACGGGTTGCAAATCAGACTTATCTATCTACTCGTCGCAGCGCCTATGTTTTACCCAAGTACATTTTAGGCAGAACACTTGATAGTTATCTTACACCTTGGTTTTTTGCCTTGCCATTACCCTTACGACGATTTTATGGTCAAATCCTATTATTTCTGGCTCGTGGCTCTCAATCTGCCTATGGTTTTCCCAACCCCATGCACAAGTTTTTGAGTGAACATCCAACAATTTCCTCCGAGTTACTGAATTTTGTTGGCTACGGTAAGGTAAAAATGAAACCAAATATCAAAGAACTTGCAGGCGATCGCGTGCGCTTTGAAGATGGTACAGAGGAGCTAATAGATACTATTATTTACGGTACAGGTTATAAAATAGCTTTTCCCTTTTTTGACAAAAACTTTATTAATCCCCAGGGCAACGAATTCCCCCTGTACAAGCGAGTTGTACATCCAGATCATCCAAATCTTTACTTTATCGGTCTGTTGCAACCCATAGGTGCAATTATGCCCTTAGCAGAGTGGCAATCAAAGTGGATCGTTGAAGTGATAGCCGGAAATATTGGTTTACCCAGCAAAGCAGCGATGTTACGAGATATGGCAAAAGAACGCCGACTAATGCAAAAACACTATGTCGATTCCAAGCGACACACAATGCAGGTGGATTTTTGGCCTTACATCAACCAGATTAAAAAAGAGTTGAAAAGGCAACGCAAATGGCTTAGTTTTACGGAAATTTTGAAGTTTAGTAGAAATCCTGGAAGTCCCATACTGTCTCGTAAGGCAGCACTGGGTACCTCACGATAG
- a CDS encoding alpha/beta hydrolase, producing MPQYIEVGEHRLIALGGNQHKPGIPIIFLHGITLSVNFWTPNFPRIVRENLPWYSLSLPGHYPAYSRPELLNANMLADILMSAIHQLLGKQPVALVGYSAGGFAALNLAAHFPDYIKGVFCICGFSQGQWQGLLGWLQRLSKSGAMGKLLCKFICKMLMFNQTFYKLASSTNAGDRQTYLHAPILQKTVAAMYPDVVKHNLNSLVDLFKCFADMDISYLLPNIQVPTLILSGDRDPIIPLEHAKFIARSIPDAELIILQGMGHMFFAERSQAYQNLLTSWIESTLCSTQQ from the coding sequence ATGCCACAGTACATTGAAGTTGGCGAACATCGGTTGATAGCGCTAGGTGGCAATCAACATAAACCAGGGATACCAATTATTTTTCTACATGGAATAACGCTATCTGTTAACTTTTGGACACCCAACTTTCCACGGATAGTTAGAGAAAATCTACCTTGGTATTCCCTTAGTTTACCTGGTCATTATCCAGCCTACTCTCGACCGGAGTTACTCAACGCAAATATGTTAGCCGACATACTAATGAGTGCAATTCATCAGTTGTTAGGTAAGCAGCCAGTAGCTTTAGTTGGATACTCAGCAGGTGGGTTTGCAGCTTTAAACCTCGCGGCTCATTTTCCAGATTACATCAAAGGTGTTTTCTGCATTTGTGGTTTTTCCCAAGGGCAATGGCAAGGTTTATTGGGATGGTTGCAGAGGCTATCTAAAAGCGGGGCGATGGGTAAGTTACTGTGTAAATTTATCTGCAAAATGTTGATGTTCAATCAAACATTTTACAAATTAGCTAGTAGTACGAACGCAGGCGATCGCCAAACTTATTTGCACGCACCTATCCTTCAAAAAACTGTTGCTGCAATGTATCCAGATGTAGTCAAACACAATCTCAACAGTCTAGTTGACCTTTTTAAGTGCTTTGCAGATATGGATATTAGCTATCTGCTACCCAACATTCAAGTTCCTACGCTAATTTTGAGTGGCGATCGCGATCCAATTATCCCTCTCGAACACGCAAAATTTATTGCCCGTAGTATTCCTGATGCTGAACTCATTATTTTACAGGGCATGGGTCATATGTTTTTTGCCGAACGATCGCAAGCTTACCAAAATCTTTTGACAAGTTGGATTGAGTCTACCCTATGCAGTACTCAGCAATAA
- a CDS encoding lipocalin-like domain-containing protein: MTNNLVGTWKLLSCETRTENGQTFYPLGANPSGYIIYTDNAYVSVAMMKANRPQFQAGDIAGGTVEEKVAAAESYISYCGTYEVQANKVVHHVEVSFFPNWVGANQVRFAQLNGDILTLSTPPILVNGIEIVGSLMWQRVNSISSDKELITSHATVH, translated from the coding sequence ATGACAAATAATCTAGTAGGTACTTGGAAACTTCTTAGCTGTGAAACTAGAACTGAGAATGGTCAAACTTTTTATCCTTTAGGAGCCAATCCCAGTGGTTACATTATTTATACAGATAATGCTTATGTTTCAGTAGCAATGATGAAAGCAAACCGTCCTCAATTTCAAGCTGGAGATATTGCTGGTGGAACTGTTGAAGAAAAGGTGGCTGCTGCTGAAAGCTATATTTCCTATTGCGGAACCTATGAAGTCCAAGCTAATAAAGTTGTTCATCATGTTGAAGTAAGTTTTTTCCCGAATTGGGTAGGTGCAAATCAAGTTCGCTTTGCTCAATTAAATGGTGACATACTGACTTTAAGTACCCCTCCTATTCTCGTCAATGGTATTGAAATTGTTGGTAGTTTGATGTGGCAGCGTGTAAACAGCATAAGTTCGGATAAAGAATTAATTACATCCCATGCCACAGTACATTGA
- a CDS encoding cyclopropane-fatty-acyl-phospholipid synthase family protein has product MTTANTLTPGASHQAIQQHYDVGNDFYQLWLDSTMTYSCAIWEEGESEEALQLAQLRKVDFHINQAKAKNAKRVLDIGCGWGTVLKRLVDVHGVEQAIGLTLSEAQKNWIYTNNHPQIEVNLESWLNYSPIQPFDAIISIGAFEHFVKPELSSNEKIDVYRTFFSRCHEWLNPGGSMSIQTIAYGKRKPEEVQRTLGAQFANEEIFPESDSPRLTEITAAAEGIFEIITVRNDRLDYVRTLQAWLANLKSKRTEIINLVGKTVFERYERYLYLALLGFLTGDLLLLRLTLRRID; this is encoded by the coding sequence ATGATTTTTATCAACTTTGGCTAGATAGTACTATGACTTATTCTTGTGCTATCTGGGAAGAAGGCGAATCAGAAGAAGCATTGCAATTAGCTCAACTTAGAAAAGTAGATTTTCATATCAATCAAGCTAAAGCAAAAAATGCAAAGCGCGTTTTAGATATAGGTTGTGGTTGGGGAACAGTACTCAAACGTTTAGTAGACGTACATGGAGTTGAGCAAGCTATCGGACTGACATTAAGTGAAGCTCAAAAAAATTGGATTTATACTAACAATCATCCTCAGATTGAAGTTAATCTAGAAAGTTGGTTAAATTACTCACCAATACAGCCTTTTGATGCGATTATTTCTATTGGTGCGTTTGAACATTTTGTCAAGCCAGAATTATCCAGTAATGAAAAAATTGATGTTTATCGTACCTTTTTTAGTCGTTGTCATGAATGGTTAAATCCAGGTGGCTCGATGTCAATCCAAACCATTGCTTATGGTAAAAGAAAACCCGAAGAGGTACAAAGAACTTTAGGCGCTCAGTTTGCTAATGAAGAAATATTTCCCGAATCTGACTCACCTCGACTGACAGAAATTACCGCCGCCGCAGAAGGTATTTTTGAAATAATTACAGTTCGCAACGATCGCCTAGATTATGTCCGCACTCTCCAAGCCTGGTTGGCTAACTTAAAAAGCAAACGTACAGAAATCATAAATTTGGTTGGCAAAACTGTTTTTGAGCGCTACGAGCGTTATCTGTATCTGGCACTCCTCGGCTTTTTAACTGGAGATTTACTACTGTTACGGTTAACTCTTCGCCGCATTGATTAA